The following are encoded in a window of Streptomyces sp. Go-475 genomic DNA:
- a CDS encoding exonuclease SbcCD subunit D — MRLLHTSDWHLGRAFHRVNMLGAQAEFITHLVATVRERAVDAVVVSGDVYDRAVPPLAAVELFDDALHRLADLGVPTVMISGNHDSARRLGVGAGLIGRAGIHLRTEPSAAGTPVVLADKHGDVAFYGLPYLEPALVKDEFGVEKPGHEAVLAAAMDRVRADLATRAPGTRSVVLAHAFVTGGEPSDSERDITVGGVAAVPAGVFDGVDYVALGHLHGCQTLTDRVRYSGSPLPYSFSEAAHRKSMWLVDLAADGSIDAERVDCPVPRPLARIRGTLEDLLADPELARHEEAWVEATLTDPVRPADPMARLTERFPHTLSLLFDPDRDREETEVSYARRLAGRSDQQIAEDFVAHVRGAGPDAREQGVLRDAFDAVRADETVREVAR, encoded by the coding sequence ATGAGACTCCTGCACACTTCCGACTGGCATCTCGGCCGGGCGTTCCACCGGGTCAATATGCTCGGCGCCCAGGCCGAGTTCATCACCCACCTCGTCGCCACCGTGCGAGAGCGGGCCGTGGACGCGGTCGTCGTGTCCGGGGACGTGTACGACCGGGCGGTGCCGCCGCTCGCCGCGGTCGAGCTGTTCGACGACGCCCTGCACCGCCTCGCCGACCTCGGTGTGCCCACCGTCATGATCTCCGGGAACCACGACTCGGCCCGCCGTCTCGGCGTCGGAGCGGGCCTGATCGGCCGGGCCGGCATCCACCTGCGGACCGAGCCCTCGGCGGCCGGCACGCCCGTGGTACTGGCTGACAAGCACGGCGACGTCGCCTTCTACGGCCTGCCCTACCTCGAACCCGCCCTGGTGAAGGACGAGTTCGGGGTGGAGAAGCCCGGGCACGAGGCCGTGCTCGCGGCCGCCATGGACCGGGTCCGCGCCGACCTCGCCACCCGCGCGCCCGGCACGCGCTCCGTCGTCCTCGCGCACGCCTTCGTCACCGGCGGCGAACCCAGCGACAGCGAGCGGGACATCACCGTCGGCGGCGTCGCCGCGGTCCCCGCCGGCGTGTTCGACGGCGTCGACTACGTGGCGCTCGGGCATCTGCACGGCTGCCAGACCCTCACCGACCGCGTCCGCTACTCCGGCTCCCCCCTGCCCTACTCCTTCTCCGAGGCCGCCCACCGCAAGAGCATGTGGCTCGTCGACCTGGCCGCCGACGGCTCGATCGACGCCGAGCGCGTCGACTGCCCGGTGCCGCGCCCCCTGGCCCGGATCCGCGGCACGCTGGAGGACCTGCTCGCCGACCCGGAGCTGGCCCGGCACGAGGAGGCGTGGGTCGAGGCGACGCTCACCGACCCGGTCCGCCCGGCCGACCCGATGGCCCGGCTCACCGAGCGCTTCCCGCACACGCTCAGCCTCCTCTTCGACCCGGACCGGGACCGGGAGGAGACCGAGGTGTCGTACGCCCGCCGCCTCGCCGGGCGCAGCGACCAGCAGATCGCGGAGGACTTCGTCGCCCATGTGCGCGGCGCCGGGCCCGACGCGCGCGAACAGGGCGTGCTGCGGGACGCGTTCGACGCCGTGCGGGCCGACGAGACGGTGCGGGAGGTGGCCCGGTGA
- a CDS encoding class I SAM-dependent methyltransferase codes for MTEHAVRLGTVQETLLIPLYGRAVENRKPEPALRDPRAEEIVASIDYDFSRFDGQPSLFGSVLRTSLFDHWITDFLTAHPTGTVVEIGTGLNTRFERVDNGRARWFDLDLPDVIDLRRTFFSDAPRRTMVAGSVTDEAWADAVSGTEGPYFFAAEAVLPYLEEAEVRGVVDLVSERFPGSLLALDTNGPWVVDNQDQHDVLSKVEARFRWACADPAELSTWRPGARVLASHTLDALPTRMFEALPGTCRQMITDLAGRNLPHVKAYRLTLVQLP; via the coding sequence ATGACGGAACACGCCGTGCGCCTGGGCACCGTCCAGGAAACGCTCCTGATCCCCCTGTACGGCCGGGCGGTGGAGAACCGCAAGCCGGAACCCGCCCTGCGCGACCCGAGGGCGGAGGAGATCGTCGCATCGATCGACTACGACTTCAGCCGCTTCGACGGTCAGCCCAGCCTCTTCGGCTCGGTCCTGCGCACGAGCCTGTTCGACCACTGGATCACGGACTTCCTCACCGCCCACCCCACCGGGACCGTGGTGGAGATCGGCACCGGGCTCAACACCCGCTTCGAACGCGTCGACAACGGCCGCGCCCGATGGTTCGACCTGGACCTGCCCGACGTCATCGACCTGCGGCGGACCTTCTTCAGCGACGCCCCGCGCAGGACGATGGTGGCCGGCTCGGTGACGGACGAGGCATGGGCCGACGCGGTCTCCGGGACGGAGGGCCCGTACTTCTTCGCCGCGGAAGCCGTACTGCCCTACCTGGAGGAGGCGGAGGTCCGGGGTGTGGTCGACCTGGTCTCCGAGCGTTTCCCCGGCTCGCTGCTGGCCCTGGACACCAACGGCCCCTGGGTCGTCGACAACCAGGACCAGCACGACGTGCTCAGCAAGGTCGAAGCGCGCTTCCGGTGGGCCTGTGCCGATCCGGCCGAACTCAGCACGTGGCGGCCGGGGGCGCGGGTCCTCGCCTCGCACACGCTCGACGCGCTGCCGACGCGGATGTTCGAGGCGTTGCCGGGCACCTGCCGGCAGATGATCACCGACCTCGCCGGGCGGAACCTGCCGCACGTCAAGGCCTACCGGCTCACCCTCGTTCAGCTGCCGTGA
- a CDS encoding ABC transporter ATP-binding protein, with amino-acid sequence MSSTTDSTTAELSAVPARGSLRALLPALAGHRAMMARTCAAALVEQGSLVTLLTLAAHTVGTAVIEGRAPSAGTVTALVVLVLVRALMTWREMDLSHDLAYRVLAELRVRIFDGLARSAPARVAGKRSGDLAATAMADVEALEFFYAHTTAQLLASGVVFTGGVTALATVEPWLLTAMLPVAALLAAAPFADARGRAARGARTRASSAKLSADTVETVDGLRELLAFGGLAERRARLAEQGRTVGEAQRAEATWEAMAAAVRDALIVLAVLGVVATAAQSVTSGRLHGAWAPAAMALALSVLGPVAESARALSQAVGLRAAAARVDAALKAPALAPPPASRRPLPAGPLGVRLHRVSFGYGGRPVLDGVDLTVPAGQTLALVGASGAGKSTCAHLLARFWDPSAGAVQLVPDGEDPVDLRDLTDAQLRGAVAVVGQDTPLFHGTLADNLLLSAPGAEERLLAATARLCGVDRIAPLDTLVGERGATLSGGQRARVALARALLAEPRVLVLDETTAHLDNASDAQLATALGEGHRTTIVIAHRPATIRRADRVAVLEAGRIAEEGTWDELTARPDSALNRVLAVTSP; translated from the coding sequence ATGAGCAGCACCACCGACAGCACCACGGCCGAGCTGTCCGCCGTGCCCGCACGCGGCTCACTGCGCGCCCTGCTGCCCGCCCTCGCCGGGCACCGCGCCATGATGGCCCGCACCTGCGCCGCCGCCCTCGTCGAACAGGGCTCGCTGGTCACCCTGTTGACGCTGGCCGCGCACACCGTCGGCACCGCCGTCATCGAGGGCCGGGCCCCCTCGGCCGGTACGGTCACCGCTCTCGTCGTCCTGGTCCTCGTCCGCGCCCTGATGACCTGGCGCGAGATGGACCTCTCGCACGACCTGGCCTACCGGGTGCTGGCCGAACTGCGCGTGCGGATCTTCGACGGGCTCGCCCGCAGCGCACCCGCCCGGGTGGCCGGCAAGCGCAGCGGAGACCTCGCCGCCACCGCGATGGCCGATGTCGAGGCCCTGGAGTTCTTCTACGCCCACACCACGGCCCAACTCCTCGCGTCCGGCGTGGTGTTCACCGGAGGAGTCACGGCACTGGCCACGGTCGAGCCGTGGCTGCTGACGGCGATGCTGCCGGTCGCCGCGCTGCTCGCCGCGGCGCCCTTCGCCGATGCGCGCGGACGTGCGGCGCGAGGAGCCCGTACCCGGGCGTCCTCGGCGAAACTCTCGGCGGACACCGTGGAAACCGTCGACGGGCTGCGCGAGCTGCTCGCCTTCGGAGGGCTCGCCGAGCGGCGCGCCCGTCTCGCCGAACAGGGCCGGACGGTGGGCGAGGCCCAGCGGGCCGAGGCGACCTGGGAAGCCATGGCCGCCGCTGTCCGGGACGCCCTCATCGTCCTCGCGGTCCTCGGCGTGGTGGCCACCGCGGCCCAGTCCGTGACCTCCGGGCGGCTGCACGGCGCATGGGCCCCGGCGGCGATGGCACTGGCCCTGTCGGTGCTCGGCCCGGTCGCCGAGTCGGCCCGGGCACTGAGCCAGGCCGTGGGTCTGCGCGCCGCGGCCGCCCGCGTCGACGCGGCCCTGAAAGCCCCCGCGCTCGCCCCGCCGCCCGCCTCACGCCGCCCGCTTCCCGCGGGCCCCCTGGGCGTCCGGCTGCACCGGGTGAGCTTCGGCTACGGCGGCCGGCCCGTGCTGGACGGCGTCGATCTGACGGTTCCGGCGGGGCAGACTCTCGCCCTGGTCGGCGCCTCGGGGGCGGGCAAGTCGACCTGCGCACACCTGCTGGCCCGCTTCTGGGATCCCTCCGCGGGAGCCGTCCAGCTGGTGCCCGACGGAGAGGACCCCGTCGACCTGCGCGACCTGACCGACGCCCAGCTCCGCGGCGCCGTCGCCGTGGTCGGCCAGGACACCCCCCTCTTCCACGGAACCCTCGCCGACAATCTGCTCCTCAGCGCACCCGGTGCGGAGGAGCGACTGCTGGCCGCGACAGCCCGGTTGTGCGGCGTCGACCGGATCGCCCCCCTGGACACCCTCGTCGGCGAGCGCGGCGCCACCCTCTCCGGCGGTCAGCGCGCCCGCGTCGCCCTGGCCCGCGCCCTGCTGGCCGAGCCCAGGGTCCTCGTGCTCGACGAGACCACCGCCCACCTGGACAACGCCTCGGACGCTCAACTCGCCACCGCGCTCGGCGAGGGACACCGCACCACGATCGTCATCGCCCACCGCCCCGCCACCATCCGCCGCGCCGACCGCGTCGCCGTCCTCGAAGCCGGCCGTATCGCCGAGGAAGGAACCTGGGACGAACTCACCGCCCGCCCCGACAGCGCACTCAACCGCGTCCTGGCCGTCACGTCGCCTTGA
- a CDS encoding ABC transporter ATP-binding protein, whose product MIIHPELRRAAGHARRPLLAAAALQGAVTLTHLAQAALLAVALAGLARGDTDRLPLLLAAVLGVVTARALLGTWQRRTATRAGAQARVRLRDELLAHLGRLGPAHLTTARAGAVRTTLVDGVEGVDAYVSRYLPQLLITLTVPPPLLAALAVVEPRALLGLVPALLLALAGPRAWDRLLAKRGKEHWDTYEALGADYLEALQGMPALRAAGAVGRARERLQQRSAALHRATVAKLRVSLVDTGLTDLAIQGGVVAAALLGCWSAVTGSTTATGTYLVLLLASECFRPVRDLSREWHAGYLGVSAADGLAALRTAEPAVPDTGTALARRSAPPELRFDNVEFTYEGAQGPAVRQVSFTAEAGRTTAVVGPSGAGKSTLLALLLRHRDPQQGRILIGGRAVTEYALDSLRRSIAVVSQETYLFHATIADNLRLARPAATDEELVRAARTAGVHDEIAALPDGYATVLGERGATLSGGQRQRLALARALLADAPVLVLDEATSAVDERREAGIVRELLDAAGGRTVLLVAHRLAAVRHADRIVVLDGGRVDAIGDHATLVEAGGVYADLVKAGRTHEEGLAA is encoded by the coding sequence GTGATCATCCACCCCGAGCTGCGCCGTGCCGCCGGGCACGCCCGGCGGCCTCTGCTGGCCGCCGCCGCCCTGCAGGGGGCCGTCACCCTCACGCACCTCGCGCAGGCCGCGCTGCTCGCCGTCGCCCTCGCCGGCCTGGCCCGGGGCGACACGGACCGGCTCCCCCTGCTCCTCGCAGCGGTGCTCGGCGTCGTCACCGCCCGGGCCCTGCTCGGCACCTGGCAGCGACGCACCGCGACCCGGGCCGGCGCACAGGCCAGGGTGCGCCTCAGGGACGAACTCCTCGCCCACCTCGGACGGCTCGGACCCGCACACCTGACCACCGCGCGCGCCGGGGCCGTCCGCACCACACTCGTCGACGGGGTGGAGGGCGTCGACGCCTACGTCTCCCGCTACCTGCCCCAGCTCCTCATCACCCTCACCGTGCCGCCCCCGCTGCTCGCCGCCCTGGCCGTCGTCGAACCGCGCGCACTCCTCGGCCTCGTCCCCGCCCTGCTGCTCGCCCTCGCCGGGCCGCGCGCCTGGGACCGGCTCCTCGCCAAGCGCGGCAAGGAGCACTGGGACACCTACGAAGCTCTCGGCGCCGACTACCTGGAGGCCCTGCAGGGCATGCCCGCCCTCCGGGCCGCGGGCGCCGTCGGGCGCGCCCGGGAACGGCTTCAGCAGCGTTCCGCGGCCCTGCACCGGGCGACCGTCGCCAAGCTCCGCGTGTCGCTCGTCGACACCGGTCTGACCGATCTGGCCATCCAGGGCGGCGTCGTGGCCGCCGCGCTGCTCGGCTGCTGGTCGGCCGTCACCGGATCCACCACGGCGACGGGGACCTATCTGGTGCTGCTCCTGGCCTCCGAGTGCTTCCGGCCCGTGCGCGACCTGTCCCGCGAGTGGCACGCCGGGTACCTGGGTGTGTCGGCCGCGGACGGGCTCGCGGCGCTGCGCACCGCCGAACCGGCGGTCCCCGACACGGGAACAGCACTGGCGCGCCGGTCCGCCCCGCCCGAACTGCGCTTCGACAACGTGGAGTTCACCTACGAGGGCGCGCAGGGACCCGCCGTGCGCCAGGTCAGCTTCACCGCCGAGGCAGGGCGCACCACGGCCGTCGTCGGCCCGTCGGGCGCCGGCAAGTCCACGCTGCTCGCCCTGCTCCTGCGCCACCGCGACCCGCAGCAGGGCCGGATCCTCATCGGCGGCCGCGCCGTGACCGAGTACGCCCTCGACTCGCTGCGCCGGAGCATCGCCGTCGTCTCCCAGGAGACGTACCTCTTCCACGCCACCATCGCCGACAACCTGCGCCTCGCCCGGCCGGCCGCCACGGACGAGGAACTCGTACGGGCGGCGCGCACCGCCGGCGTCCACGACGAGATCGCCGCCCTCCCCGACGGCTACGCCACCGTCCTCGGCGAACGCGGCGCCACCCTGTCCGGCGGCCAGCGCCAGCGGCTCGCCCTCGCGCGCGCCCTGCTGGCCGACGCTCCGGTCCTCGTCCTCGACGAGGCCACCAGCGCCGTCGACGAACGCCGGGAGGCCGGCATCGTCCGCGAACTGCTCGACGCCGCGGGCGGCCGCACCGTCCTGCTGGTCGCCCACCGGCTCGCCGCCGTGCGGCACGCCGACCGCATCGTCGTGCTGGACGGCGGGCGCGTGGACGCCATCGGCGATCACGCCACCCTCGTCGAGGCCGGGGGCGTCTACGCCGACCTCGTCAAGGCGGGCCGCACGCACGAAGAAGGGCTCGCCGCATGA